In Turicibacter sanguinis, a genomic segment contains:
- the smc gene encoding chromosome segregation protein SMC produces MYLKRIETIGFKSFADKTVVEFERGVTAVVGPNGSGKSNISDSIRWVLGEQSAKSLRGGKMEDIIFAGTSTRKPLNFAEVTLVLDNSCQSLPIDYDEVSITRRVYRTGDSEYLINKQKVRLKDVIDLIMDSGIGHDSLSIISQDKVKAIVEARVEDRRVIIEEAAGVLKYKMRKKEATRKLESTSDNLSRVQDIIFELEDQVEPLRKQSEKAEKYMVLKKECSESEISVLAYDIKTLNDQMERSKKERKEVEFEHLSINGKIATDERRMDNLKQTQQAQEQQLEALQTELVETSELIQKLQGQRDVLKERHKNASSNKEQLTEQQVELEQQLELATKQLELATSSMKETESRLLAKQTQLNQVTEEYQHLEENLKTELESTREAYFEDVNELASVKNQYISINQQIKKTEVTLERISGDENKSLIDRETLRREQEGFKQEYDKLSAQLKEKREEYQTLQKTHQHSLKQLEMETNRFRQLTHQVDKMMNRLQWLEDAQKDFSGFNEGVKKILKAREQNQINGIEGAVAELVSVPKELELAMDVVLGPVMQQIVTTSDDAAKNAIDFLKRHHAGRATFLPLNVIKSRVLPMDVLNRIQNNQDVVGVASQLVGYEERYRQIVENILGSIIVTKDLNVAKNLAKQLNYRYRIVTLEGDVINAGGAMTGGAVKRQGSSLLRQKNEIEDCQKKIAELNEEVEQSKGLQQELQEVVKNSEKQLSKLQSAGERLKDKMSETNQQKLAFEYREKAQNERDELLRIERREHESEYKQLVEKNNDLAESRLRLENRIESAKGIIDTLEEQLEQQEEMKTQLMEVMTELKVEVAKLETALTSEIATHYRLQEESGQAKERLAELINRLEQSEQEMLGNDDEVISLETQIEQQKESRESIVEKIQEQRLTLTKVSQELEILEREVRESHKIHQKMTESINQLDVAIGKVDVEMDLMIKKLEEEHQMTFDYANEHYPLKGSIEEVKQKIRSLKGQIASLGEINVAAIAEYQRVKERYEFLTTQRDDLIEAKANLEETINEMDQEMTIKFKETFDLVRVEYIEIFKKLFGGGTADLVLTDPHDLLNTGVEIIAQPPGTKLKTSNLLSGGQKALTSIALLFAILKVRTVPFCVLDEVEAALDEANVSRYANYLKAFSKETQFIVITHRKGTMEKADVLYGVTMQERGVTKLVSVRMDNVSDYLDDEK; encoded by the coding sequence ATGTATTTAAAAAGAATTGAAACAATTGGTTTTAAATCCTTTGCCGATAAAACTGTAGTCGAGTTTGAACGAGGCGTAACGGCTGTCGTAGGACCGAATGGATCAGGGAAGAGTAATATTTCAGATTCGATTCGTTGGGTACTCGGAGAGCAGTCGGCAAAAAGTTTACGTGGTGGGAAAATGGAAGATATTATCTTCGCCGGGACATCAACTCGTAAACCACTTAACTTTGCTGAAGTGACACTCGTTTTAGATAATAGTTGTCAAAGCTTACCGATTGATTATGATGAAGTAAGTATTACCCGTCGTGTTTATCGAACGGGGGATAGTGAATACTTAATTAATAAACAAAAAGTTCGTTTAAAAGATGTCATTGATTTGATTATGGATTCAGGGATTGGCCATGATTCGTTATCCATTATTTCTCAGGATAAAGTTAAAGCCATTGTCGAGGCAAGGGTTGAAGATCGCCGTGTGATTATTGAAGAGGCAGCAGGTGTTTTAAAGTATAAGATGCGTAAAAAAGAAGCAACGCGCAAACTTGAATCGACTAGTGATAATTTAAGTCGTGTTCAAGATATTATTTTTGAGTTAGAAGACCAAGTTGAACCCTTACGTAAGCAATCAGAAAAAGCTGAAAAGTACATGGTCTTAAAAAAGGAATGTAGTGAGTCAGAAATCAGTGTGTTAGCTTATGATATTAAAACGTTAAATGACCAAATGGAACGTTCAAAAAAAGAACGTAAAGAAGTGGAGTTTGAACATTTAAGTATTAATGGAAAGATTGCGACGGATGAGCGTCGAATGGATAATTTAAAGCAAACGCAACAAGCTCAAGAACAACAGTTAGAAGCCTTACAAACTGAGTTAGTTGAAACGTCAGAGTTAATTCAAAAATTACAAGGTCAACGAGATGTTTTAAAAGAACGTCATAAAAATGCCTCTTCAAATAAAGAGCAACTGACGGAACAACAGGTCGAACTTGAACAGCAGTTAGAACTAGCGACGAAGCAATTAGAACTAGCGACCAGTTCGATGAAAGAAACCGAATCCCGTTTATTAGCCAAACAAACACAGTTAAATCAAGTGACGGAAGAATATCAACACTTGGAGGAAAATTTAAAAACAGAATTAGAGTCCACGCGAGAGGCTTACTTTGAAGATGTTAATGAACTAGCTAGTGTTAAAAATCAATACATTTCGATTAATCAGCAAATTAAAAAGACAGAGGTGACGCTTGAACGCATTAGTGGTGATGAAAATAAATCGCTTATTGATCGTGAGACGTTGCGTCGTGAGCAAGAAGGATTTAAGCAAGAGTATGATAAATTAAGTGCACAATTAAAGGAGAAGCGTGAAGAGTATCAAACATTACAAAAAACGCATCAACATTCGTTAAAGCAATTAGAAATGGAGACAAATCGTTTTAGACAGTTAACGCATCAAGTCGATAAAATGATGAATCGTTTACAATGGCTAGAGGATGCTCAAAAAGATTTCTCAGGATTTAACGAAGGGGTAAAAAAAATCTTAAAGGCTCGTGAGCAAAATCAAATTAATGGGATTGAGGGAGCCGTTGCTGAACTAGTGTCTGTTCCTAAAGAACTTGAGTTGGCGATGGATGTGGTACTAGGTCCTGTTATGCAACAAATTGTGACAACAAGTGACGATGCTGCTAAAAATGCTATTGATTTCTTAAAGCGTCATCATGCGGGGCGTGCGACATTCTTACCTTTAAATGTTATTAAGTCTCGTGTGTTGCCAATGGATGTTTTAAATCGTATTCAAAATAATCAAGATGTTGTAGGTGTGGCTTCACAATTAGTGGGTTATGAAGAACGATATCGACAAATTGTTGAGAATATTTTAGGAAGTATTATTGTTACGAAAGATTTAAATGTGGCTAAAAATTTAGCAAAGCAATTGAATTATCGTTATCGTATTGTCACGCTTGAAGGAGACGTTATTAATGCAGGAGGAGCGATGACCGGAGGGGCTGTTAAACGTCAAGGTTCATCGTTATTACGTCAAAAAAATGAAATTGAAGATTGTCAAAAGAAAATTGCAGAGTTAAATGAAGAAGTCGAACAATCAAAAGGACTTCAACAAGAGTTACAAGAAGTCGTTAAAAATTCTGAAAAACAATTATCAAAACTTCAATCGGCTGGCGAACGTTTAAAAGATAAAATGTCGGAGACGAATCAACAAAAATTAGCGTTTGAATATCGTGAAAAAGCACAAAATGAACGTGACGAATTACTTCGAATTGAACGTCGTGAACATGAATCGGAGTATAAGCAATTAGTTGAAAAGAATAATGATTTAGCCGAATCGCGTTTAAGACTTGAAAATCGAATTGAATCAGCTAAAGGAATCATTGATACACTAGAAGAGCAACTTGAACAACAAGAAGAAATGAAAACTCAGTTGATGGAAGTTATGACGGAGTTAAAAGTTGAAGTGGCTAAACTTGAGACGGCTCTAACAAGTGAAATTGCGACTCATTATCGTTTGCAAGAGGAATCAGGCCAAGCAAAAGAACGTTTAGCAGAATTAATCAATCGATTAGAGCAAAGCGAACAAGAAATGCTTGGAAATGATGATGAAGTTATTTCACTTGAAACACAAATTGAGCAACAGAAAGAATCTCGTGAATCGATTGTTGAAAAAATTCAAGAACAACGTTTGACTTTAACAAAAGTCAGTCAAGAACTTGAGATTTTAGAGCGTGAAGTAAGAGAAAGTCATAAAATTCATCAAAAAATGACGGAGTCAATTAATCAACTCGATGTTGCGATTGGAAAAGTTGATGTTGAGATGGATTTAATGATTAAAAAACTTGAAGAAGAACATCAAATGACGTTTGACTATGCGAATGAACATTATCCTTTAAAGGGAAGTATTGAAGAAGTTAAACAAAAAATTCGTAGCTTAAAAGGTCAAATTGCTTCACTCGGTGAGATCAATGTGGCTGCAATTGCCGAGTACCAACGAGTGAAAGAACGATACGAATTCTTAACGACACAACGCGATGATTTAATTGAAGCGAAAGCTAATTTAGAGGAAACGATTAATGAAATGGACCAAGAGATGACCATTAAATTTAAAGAAACCTTTGACTTGGTTCGTGTTGAGTACATTGAAATCTTTAAAAAATTATTCGGTGGTGGAACCGCTGATTTAGTGTTAACTGATCCTCACGATTTATTAAATACTGGGGTTGAAATCATTGCACAGCCACCTGGAACAAAGTTAAAAACTTCAAATTTATTATCAGGTGGACAAAAAGCCTTAACATCGATTGCCTTATTATTTGCCATTTTAAAAGTTCGTACGGTTCCGTTTTGTGTGCTCGATGAGGTTGAGGCTGCACTTGATGAAGCCAATGTTTCTCGTTATGCCAATTATTTAAAGGCATTTAGTAAAGAAACACAGTTCATCGTTATTACTCACCGTAAAGGAACGATGGAAAAAGCTGATGTATTATACGGAGTGACGATGCAAGAACGAGGGGTAACGAAACTCGTGTCAGTTCGTATGGATAATGTTTCAGATTATCTAGATGATGAAAAATAA